GATTATCTATACTTCTTGGCTTTCGccaactttttcttcttctttttcacagCTTTTGGTACTTTGTGTTTCCGAGCCTCCCTTTTCTCTTCTTtaactttcttcttattctcttttctAGCTGTTTTCTTTTCAGCAGCTGTTGGTTTTTCACCATCGGATGAAAAGCCCTCACTAGAATCACTTTCATCGTCATCATCTGACTCGGTCTCTGATTCACCATCAGATGGTTTGTCGAATTCAGCTGCAGCAGTGGCCTCTTGTCCCCGTTCACCATTTTGTTCGTGCTGCTGATTTTCTGCTGAAGGGTTTGTCCCTGAGAGCGCCTGCTTGAGGCCTGTAATAGTTTTGTAGTACATGTCTCCTGTGTCCTCGCCACTAATAATGCGTTGAACATCTGCTTCAGCGTCTTTCACATGATCAAGAGTTTTGGGAATAAATGACTGCAATAGAACATGATAGTGAGCGATTACTGGGACTAAAACATCCTAGGGAAACGGCGATCTTCAAAATTAAAGAAAATCCATTGAGGTACTTAAAACAATTTATCAAAATAAATAAGCCAAGTCCATGGACAAGTTTTGTGAGAATATACGGTTACTGATATGAATGCAGCTCCCAAAAACGACCCAATTTCTGGTCATCTTATTTAGAAGGGGGATAACACAACACTATTTCTTTTCAACATCCCAATTTAGGCACTTCGCTAAAACTTGCAAGCACAAATCTGACTTAGCATTGGAAAGTTTGCCTTAACTTGCCACGATTCAAACCGAGATTCATAAATAAGGAAGGTGTAGTGACTAGGTAGATATCATACCTGAATAAATACAGAGTCTGCAATTTCTTCTTCTGCAGTCATCTCACCTCTAGCCATAATTTTTTCTTGAACCTAGTACATTGTAGGGAAACAGCAATATTAGGGATCTCAAGTCATTTGAATGTAGACTAGTTGAATTGTCACTCGACAAGCATTTCACTATCCAATGCATGAATAAGCCATACCTTTTCCAAATAGTTATCCACTGATTCATCATCAATAGTAGGATCAACTATAAAATCAAACAACTCCCGAATTGTCATCACAGCCACACCATGTTTTTTAAAAAAGTCCTGCATGCCACCACACCAGCTTAATTAATATACGCATTTAGCGTGTGCCTAGCTATAAGTTAGCTTTAACATGAAATAGTCATATAAACTTTACACCTCTTCCCCCAAACCTTTCcctataaatttttaaaaaaaaggcgAAATAGTGAAAGAAAAGTGAATGAGGCAAAAGAACTCACAGAAACATGGACACAATCCTCTCGGAGGAAATCAAGTGCATGAGGATGATCAAGATCAACTGATTGTGAAACATCAATAACATATAAGTGACCCTGTAAAGTGCGGAGCAATTACAAATTAGTGCTTTCAACTAcaagtatagctataaatatagGGATAAAGGCTTACCTCGTAATATAGGATATTATACTCGCTCAAGTCACCATGCACTAGCTTGCACTTCTGATATAGAGTTCGCATTGCCATAATGATCTGGCAAATACCAAGTAATTAATGTATCAAGTTTAGGTAGAATCGTCCATTCCAAAAGCCTGACAGCATGTCAAAATGTTCACCTTACATCACTAAGCAGTTGTATGTAGTTGGCAGAAAGTTTCGTAATCAGTGAATCTAGAGTTTTATAATTAGGATAAATGTGCTTACTGACACTTCGGCAACACTACCCACCAAATATTAAAGTCAATCAAAGACCTCTATTTGATGATGAAGGGCCCTGAGCACCTAAAGATCGAATAAGTGAAAGGATATTCGTATTTTGTTACATATTACATTATTTATTCCATCTTAGGAAGCTCAAATTAATTTTAGACTTAGCCTATATAAATGTCAATTATTATTCTCAATAGATCAAAGAAGTTGCCAAGAGAATCCCAGGTTTCATATTGACGTTGATGATATAAATATTAAGAGATGAAAACAAACCTCCACATAACATTCACGTAACTTGTCAAGGGATAAAGCAGCATCCTTTAGTCGAGGTGCAGCCCAACCTCCTTTCCCTATCATACAAAAATTTTACCGTTCGTTGAACCACAGAGAATAATGAATAAACAGAAGCACACACCAAGAAAAAGTTTGACACACTTTGTATTTGTTAATCTTATAAGTGACTCAAGATATCAATATCCTGCTGTTAGGATAAGGTTTAGGGCTTTAATGTTTATGGAAAAGAAATGTGAACGACTTGGTTATTTAGTTTGACGACTTTCTAGTGATTATACACTGCATACGCAACAGCACAAATAACTAATTGAAGTAATGTTCTCTTGGTAGCATAATCATAAGAACTCAAAAGCAACTTTGTTTTTTCATTCCTGAGGAAAGTTGGTCACTAGTGCTGCAGTTGTTCACTTCCCAAGGATGAAATTTTGTTTGATCAACACCTATATACGGATAGGCAGCAAATTGCAGTACAGAACTACAGTTGTAaacttataatttcatatttcataacaACTATTACTCAAACTCAAACAAGTTggagtcggctatatgaatcctcactgacCACGTTACTCCATTTAAATCAACTCATGccaatatatttatatttaatatttCACTGAAAACTTTTTTTTAATAAAGGCAAGATAATGATAAAATTTTCATTTAACAAAAAAAAGGGTATCTTTCCTCTCAAACTGCTTTCTGCATTATATTGGGGCACAACAACGGATTTCAAGTTGATCATTTTGGAGACACAGAAGGAATATTTATATGGCTCATTCTATGGTTTCAGCAGTTTGAACTTGTTTTTCCTAACTCAGTGCAATGAATTCCAGCCGAGAGTGGTTtcctctagtggtaagcaccctccacttcctaCCAaaagattgtgagttcgagtcaccccaagagcaaggtggggagttcttggagggagggagccgagggtctatcggaaacgggcctctctaccccagggtagaggtaaggtctgcgtacacactaccctccccagaccccactagtgggattatactgggttgttgttgttgttgtagtgcAATGAATTCCAGCCAGGGCCTAGACCTAATACTCTATTTCTTTGAGCTTGTTGGGACGTCAAATTTGGCTCAAAAGTCGGTTCAACATAATTCCTTCCAGATGGATCATTAGATGCTGAGAGGCAAAAGCCCCTGGGGGCTATTTGTAGCAGGTCTCTAAAACAAAGACCTAAGACTAGCAATTCTACAAGAGGCTCTTTCTTCCTTTAACAAAGTGATCCTTCTCGGACATGTTGACACTTAGACACAGCCTTTTTGGTTAGAACCTTTTATGTTAGTGACCCATAAAATAATACGTAAACGAGTTGAAAAGAAAGAAGTAATTATTTCTTTTTATCTTTCATATAACTAATCATATAGAGTacttatcaaaagaaaaatatCAAGACACGCATGTCATGGACATTACCTATGAATTCCATCACAAGAACATGAAGCCTCAAGAGAATTGGAGCAGGACACCTGATTCCAGCTGCCCTCAGCCTGCAGTTCCAGAACCACTTTAGAATATGAATAACAAAAGAAATATAAGTTCCTCAGCTCAAGTGACGTTTTGATATACAACCCAGTTTCCACACATGAGATAAACTAGAAGGTTAACCACAACTTGAAATGAAAACTTTCTGTTTTATATGTAATTGTTTCTTCAAAAGAGATCAAAAGGAAGACACAGTTCTCCTGAACAAACACAAGCATGAAACGTCGATATGCCCAGAAACAAGGACAAGCGTAGAGCGAAATTCAAGGAGAAATTGCtctccctttttttctttttaagtaaAAGGATGAATTGCACTCAGAAATCATATAATGAAACTACTTTAGCAGGCAAAGATAGCTGCTTAACATCTTGGCAATTACACTATAATACTTCTACTTTTATGTGTTTCCTCTTTAAAGTACAGTTTTCATTGGGTCTTTCTCTTCCACCAGGAAGCCAAAAAACAGAAACGACGAAATTAATGGAAAATGAGGAGATAAAAGGGCAGGCGGAAAAAGACAAGGAGAAAGAGAGAGTAGCCTGTAAGGGAAAAGACTACAAGATCAAAGATTTGGGATGGAGAATTCATATACCTCATTAGATTCCTCATTTCTTTCTCAGCCCATGTTTTAACCATTTTCCGAGGATTGTGCTTGCAGTATCCATATCTGAAGCGATAGTCACCCTGTACATAGCGATCTCTATCCCTGAAGTTGCAAGGAACAAGTGCAGTGGTGAGCCAAGATGAAGAAAGAAATATTGTAGCACACAAATGAACGAAGAATATGTGACATTAGTGGCATCTAACTTATGTATTCAAACATTTTGTCGGTGAGCAAAATATGGATCTCAAAAAGTTAAACGATATGTATCTTTCTCGTACTACAAACCTTTTCACCTTAAATTGCTTGTGACTAACAGAAAGTTATAAATAGAAAAGAGAAGGCCACAGGGCATACTTGAATACAAGGACTGAAGTTTTGTATACTTTGATTGCCAGTTCCTGACCATCAGCTTTTGTTGCATGATAAACATTGGCCTGTTAAACAGTAAGAATAAAAAAGTTCCAAA
The DNA window shown above is from Nicotiana tomentosiformis chromosome 8, ASM39032v3, whole genome shotgun sequence and carries:
- the LOC104098737 gene encoding uncharacterized protein, producing MAEPADKLEKPQKAENEKEAAVVDEELEEEEEEEEEGELSWSSDSEIGEALDYLDTKDDSESINGAFSLQTRRPNAHGGLHSRPNSSALQPLSNRTQKFSNHIRASPLEEWEGRIKVGMSNSVTTAIRGSVRDMAIGRTKTTEKADRATVEQAIDPRTRMVLFKMLNRGVFHDINGCISTGKEANVYHATKADGQELAIKVYKTSVLVFKDRDRYVQGDYRFRYGYCKHNPRKMVKTWAEKEMRNLMRLRAAGIRCPAPILLRLHVLVMEFIGKGGWAAPRLKDAALSLDKLRECYVEIIMAMRTLYQKCKLVHGDLSEYNILYYEGHLYVIDVSQSVDLDHPHALDFLREDCVHVSDFFKKHGVAVMTIRELFDFIVDPTIDDESVDNYLEKVQEKIMARGEMTAEEEIADSVFIQSFIPKTLDHVKDAEADVQRIISGEDTGDMYYKTITGLKQALSGTNPSAENQQHEQNGERGQEATAAAEFDKPSDGESETESDDDDESDSSEGFSSDGEKPTAAEKKTARKENKKKVKEEKREARKHKVPKAVKKKKKKLAKAKKYR